The following is a genomic window from Nitrosomonas communis.
CAAAAATAGAGAGATAATTTTTTAAAGACAGAACAGAAGACCCAGAGGAGCTAAAACTGGTAAAATCACATTTAAAAATAACGATAATTCCGCCAGAATTTAAATTTTACTCAACGCTTGATAGGAATATCATAAGCGCTATCTATCAAACTCGGTTTTCGGCTCACGCTCGAGGATTTTCTTAACTACTATTTCAGCAGGTACTTCCTCATAAATAATACTACATACCCCTTGTGTCACGGGCATCTCAATCTTAAAATGCCGACTCATTCGTTCCGCCTCTCGTGCAGTATGCACTCCTTCTGCGACATGTCCAATTTTTTGTAAAATATCAGGTAGCAATTGACCAGCCGCCAGCATCATTCCTACTTGGCGGTTACGCGACATATCGCCTGTACAAGTTAAAATCAGATCACCAATCCCAGCTAACCCCATAAATGTCTCTCTGCAGCCACCCAATGCCACACCCAGACGTGTAATTTCTGCTAAACCACGTGTTATCAATGCAGCTCGTGCATTATTGCCCAGCTTTAATCCATCAGAGATGCCAGTAGCTATCGCAATAACATTTTTTATTGCACCACCCGTTTCTACACCAATCACATCGTTACTTGAATAAATCCGTAAGCAAGCGGTGTGGATTGCTCTAATAATATCCCTAAAAAACTTATTGTCATCTGATGCCAAAGTTAGTGCAGTAGGTAATCCTTGCGCCACTTCTTGTGCGAAGCTGGGGCCTGATAAAATTCCACAGGGCGCTGTCTTAGAATAAACCTCGTGTACTATTTGATGGGGTAACAATGATGATTGCGTCTCAAACCCTTTACACCCAAGAATGATGGGTAATGTTTTATCTATTGCGCTAATTTTTTGCAATAACTCACGCAACCCAGAGACAGGAACAGCAATCAAAACAAACTCAGCATTTTTGATAGCCAGATTCAGCTCTGAGGTTAATTTCAAAGAATCAGGCAAAAATAAATCAGGCAGATAGCGTTGATTAACTCGTAGCGCCACAAGTTCAGCCAATTGATTCTGATCTCTCGTCCACAATGTGACTTGATGATTTGTAGAAAGATTGATGGCCAATGCTGTACCCCAAGCACCTGCTCCTAATATGGCAATTTTCATGAACCCCAGACCTGATTAGTTCTAATATAACCACTCTGGCCATTACGATGTCGGACTTTAACCCAGCCGGCAACGTCGGAGTTTAACCATTCTATGACCACATTTTTTTGAGCCTGAAAAAGTAGAGGTGAATGAACATCTGGCGATTGATATACACTGGCTAATGGAGCAGTCACAATAATAAAGCGCTTATCACTTAGAAATTTTCTCTCTATCCACGCAACTGCATCGCTACTATCGCTTACTTTTACCCATCCCTCCACTTTCGCTATCACTTTTAATGGCAAATGAATGCTGACCACATATAACTTTTCAGCATTCAGCGAAGGAGCGTCATACATTATGACTGCATTTTCTGAGACAGAAAAAAATTCTGCTTCTGCAGCCATACCCCAACACGAAAAAAAAAGCGAGAAAAACAGAAAGAAACTTTGGATTAAGTCTCTTCTTGGTAGCAAGTGAACCCCCTATTAATGGACGCTTTCTGTTTCAGATGTTTGTTGAGCTTTCTCTGTTTTTGATTCAGTCGGCTGCTTTTTCTGGTGATAAATGGCTTCAAAATTAACTGGATTAAGAATGACTGGAGGGAATCCTGCGCGCACCACCGTATCCGACACAGTTTCACGCAAATAAGGAAATAAAATATTGGGACATACGATCCCCAGCACAGGATCAATATCATTTCCAGGCACGTTACTTATCCGGAAGATTCCAGCCTGGTGAGCTTCAATCAGAAATACGGTTTTTTCCTTAATTCGCGAAGTAACAGTAATTGTCAGCATAACTTCATAGATATCTCCCTCGATACCTCCGCCTTGGGTACTTAACTGCATATTAATTTCAGGCACTTCCCGATCAAGAAAAATATGCGGGGCATTTGGAATTTCAAGAGAAAGATCCTTGACATAAATTTTCTCAATGGTAAATACAGGCTGTTGCTCACTCATGTTAAATCCCAATTAGAATAATTGATAATAAAGATTATTAAGCGACAATACATCACTAACAATCAGGTTGATAACAGTTTTATGACCTCACCTTGCTGATCAAGCCGCGCAAGATCATCATAACCCCCTATGTGGGTCTCCCCAATATAGATTTGGGGTACGGTTCGCCGCCCAGTTTTCTTGATCATTTCAGTACGTTGATCGGGGTGCAAATCCACTCTGATTTTATCTATTTCCTCCACACCTCTGGATCGCAACAACTTCTCCGCCATCGTGCAATAAGGACAAAAACCCGATACATACATGATCACTTTTGCCATATTCTTTTTTACCTATTTAGCGATCTTTTACTATTGGAAGATTTTCTCGGCGCCATGTATCAATACCACCGTTAAGATTGTAAACTTTCTTGAAGCCATTTTTACGTAAAACTGCACCCGCATGACCTGCACGCAAGCCAGGTTGGAATATCACAACAATAGGTTTATCCTGGAACTTCTCCAGTTCATGCCAGCGCTCCTTTATGTTCTCGACAGAAATATGCTTAGCATTTGGAGGATGACCTTCAGCATATTCACGATCATTCCTCACATCGAGTATTACCGCATTTTCGTAATTAATAAACCTGATTGCTTTCTGAACATCTATTTCTTTAGCAGAATTGCGTGAAAGCATTGGCCATAACAACATACCACCACTCATAACAGCAGCAATAATAAAAAAAACATTTTCCTGTAAAAAGGTTGATTCCATATAAGTAAATGCCTCTTCCAATTCTCTGAGTTTTATTAACCTTTTATTTTAGCAAAGTATTCACAAATCTCCATCTCTAGAAAACAAGAAAGAGACAATAATGAAAAAATAGCGTCATAGGTTATCATGTACAAACAGATAACCCACAGCGTGTCTTACACAATTCAGCTTGCAACATTTTATTAAAAAACTTAATTAAATTGAGCACTGCTTAAGCAGAAACGCACTTTTTTTATCGCCCAATTACAAAAAAACAACGAAGATCACTGCAATATGCTGCGTTCTTTGTCAAAATATAATAAAATTCTAATATCTTAACCACTTTTACAAACTTCGCTTTTATCAACTATTAGCTTCTTCTTTTGAAGGTCAACATGAAAAAACTCGTTCTCCTGCGGCATGGAGAAAGCACTTGGAATAAAGAAAATCGTTTTACTGGCTGGACAGACGTAGATTTAACACCAAAAGGACAGGAAGAAGCCAAATCTGCTGGTCAGCTTCTACGAGATAGTGGATTTACCTTTGATGTTGCTTATACCTCAGTGTTAAAGCGTGCCATTCGCACACTCTGGATCACGCTTGATCAAATGGATCAGATGTGGGTCCCAATTAATCTTAGCTGGCGACTGAATGAACGGCATTACGGCGCATTACAAGGATTGAATAAAGCAGAAACAGCTGCCCACTATGGCGAAAAACAAGTCTTGCTATGGCGACGTGGCTACGATATTCAACCTCCAGCCCTTACAATGGATGACAAGCGCTACCCGGGTTTTGATGTTCGCTATAGCAATATGTCCAAGCAGGATATTCCTCTGACTGAGAGCCTCCAAGATACCACCACTCGATTTTTACCCTACTGGATCCAAACGATTGCGCCACAAGTCAGCGCAGGACAACAGGCAATTATCGTAGCGCATGGTAATTCCCTGCGCGCACTCATTAAATATCTAGATAATATTTCAGATCAGGATATTCTTAACTATAACATTCCTACTGGCATTCCTCTGGTATATGAGCTCGACGATAATTTAAAACCTTTGCGCAATTACTATCTCGGCAACTTAGCTGAAATTGAAAAAGCCATGTCAGATGTAGCAAACCAGGCCAAAGCGAATGCTTAATCTGACCTATCTGCAAAAACGCGCGCCTATAAACCTTGTGCATGATATATCTGAAATAAATCATGTATTCCCGTGGAAATGATACACTGCGCAAAATCATAACGTTTTTTTTAGCTTTCTTTTTATTAGCTCTCATATGTGCTGGCCAGCTTTATGCCAATCCCCCAGCCAGTAAAGACTTAAAACAGTTAAAAAATCGTATTAAAGCGTTACAGAAAGAGCTGGCAAGCAAGGAAACATCTAAAACTGAAGCAGCAGATAGCTTACGCGAATCAGAACGCGCTATTAGCAAAATCAATCGAATATTAATCACACTTGCTCAACAATTGATCGACGCCAATATTAGTCTTGATCAATTATCGGAGCAATCTAAACAAATTCAAAGTAAAATTAAAATGCAGCAAGAGCAGCTTGGTAAGATGCTTTACTATCAATACATAAATGGGCAGCAAGATTACATGCAGTTACTGCTCAAACAGCAAGATCCCAATCAAATAGCTCGCAATCTTCATTATTATGGACACCTCAAGCGAGCACGCTCCGAAAATATCAATACCTTACGTGCCCAGCTTGAACAATTAGACCTGTTAACTCGCGAGAGCCACACAAAAAGAGAGGAAATTGTAAAAATTCAATCTGAGCAAACTAAAAAAAAACAGCAACTTGAACAAGAAAAGCTAAAGCGCGAAGAAATTCTTGCAAATCTTTCTGAAGAAATTATCCAGCAACAGCGAGAAATTACCAAGCTTAAAAGCGATGAGCAGCGACTGTCTAAGCTCGTAGAAGAAATCAATAGACTGCTTAGCCAAAAAAAACCTACACCCAAAAAGCCTGTCCCCCAAAAATCTCCCCCCCCTGCCACAGATAAATTTACTCAACCATCACATCATAACAACTTGCTTCCGGATTCTTCTGCAAGCGGGCGTTCATTTGAATTACTCAAAGGCCAACTGCGATTACCAGTACGAGGGGAACTTGTCAACCGTTTTGACAGTCCACGGCAGGAGGGAGGAATTAAATGGAAAGGATTATTTATTCGCTCTCAAAACGGTAATGAAGTAAAGGCAATAGCAAGCGGACAAGTTGTATTTGCCGATTGGTTGCGTGGATTTGGAAATCTTATGATTTTAGATCATGGCAACAATTATATGAGTCTTTATGGCTACAATGAAGCCATCTACAAACGTGTTGGCGATCGAGTTCGAAGTGGCGATACGATAGCGACTGTAGGAAACAGCGGTGGCCATCGTGAATCAGGTTTATACTTTGAATTGCGACACCAGGGTAAACCATTTGACCCATTAATTTGGATGATAATAGAATGAAATTTATGGTAAAAATAGTAAAGTTGATAGGCGCGGAGAATACGTGATGCATAATTTTATTAAAAAACTCAGTTTAATCCTCTCTGGAGTTGCTGCCGGAGTGATGATCAGTCTCAACTTTTCCGCTGTTGCTGATAAAGCACTCAAAGCGGAATTGCCTCCTCTCCCAATCGAAGAGTTACGAGCCTTTACCCAGGTGTTTGGTCGTATTAAAAGCGACTATGTTGAACCGGTTGATGATAAGAAACTTATTACTGAAGCCATCAACGGCATGCTGGTTGGCTTGGATCCACACTCCGCCTATTTGGATAGTGAAGAATATAAAGAATTGCAAATCGGCACACAAGGCGAATTTGGTGGACTCGGCATCCAAGTGACCATGGAAGATGGGTTGGTTAAAGTCATTTCACCTATTGAGGACACGCCAGCATTTCGGGCAGGTATCAAAACAGGCGATTTGATTATCAAACTGGATGATACCGCAGTAAAAGGCATGACCCTTAATGAGGCCATCAAGCTCATGCGAGGTAAACCTAACACTTCGATTACACTGACTATCGCTCGGGAAGGCGAAGGCGAGCCACTGGAATTTACATTAATGCGTGCTATTATCAAAATCGAAAGTGTCAAAGCCAAATTAGTTGAACCTGGCTATGGCTATTTGCGCGTCACGCAGTTCCAGGAACAGACAGGTGAAAATTTGGCCCAGGCAATTGAAAAGCTATTTAAGGAAAGTAAAACTCCGATGAAAGGGCTGGTACTTGATTTAAGAAACGACCCCGGCGGATTACTCAACAGTGCTGTAGCAGTGTCAGCAGCATTTCTTCCTGCTAATGCACTCATTGTCTATACAGAGGGGCGTACAAGTGATGCAAAAATGCGGCTCATGGCTAATCCTGAATATTATCTGCGTGGACCAGGTAAAGATTTTATAGCAGGATTACCATCGGAAATTAAGACAGTCCCCATGGTTACACTTGTCAACGGGGGCTCAGCTTCCGCCTCTGAAATTGTTGCAGGTGCGCTACAGGATCACAAGCGCTCCATCGTGATGGGCACCCAAACATTTGGCAAAGGCTCAGTGCAAACTATTCTTCCACTTGGCAACAATACTGCGATCAAGTTGACTACAGCCCGCTACTATACACCTAACGGCCAGTCCATTCAGGCTAAGGGCATCACACCGGATATCATCGATGAAACGGATGACGCCTCCCGGCAATTGCGTGAATCAGATCTTAGCCGGCATCTGCGTAGCAACAAAGTGGATGAAGTCTTAAAAATTGATGCTACAGACTCACAAAAAGCGAATGAATCGGATGATAAGCCTAAAAGCAAAAAATCCAGCTCCAAGAGAAAAACTCCTTTAGAGTTTGGTTCTAATGATGATTTGCTGCTTACCAAAGCGATTAAGCATCTGAAAGGAATGGATGCCGATGCAAAAAGAAAATCTACAAAAACAGCGAAAAAAAGTAGCTGATTTCTAAGTACTCAGTAATGCAATAGCTGAAAGATGAGGCGGAAGGATTGTGAATGACAGTCAGCTATTGCGTTATAGCCGCCATATTTTGCTGCCCCAAATTGATGTAAGGGGACAAGAAAAGCTAACGCAATCATGCATACTGATCGTTGGGGCGGGGGGACTCGGTTCCCCCGCTGCGCTTTATCTGGCTGCTAGTGGTATTGGCAAAATCATTATCTGTGATAAAGATAACGTCGACTTAACTAATTTGCAAAGGCAAATTATCCACAATACTGACGCGATTGGTGAACCTAAAACCGCTTCTGCTCGAAGAACGCTTAATCATATCAATCCAGAAGTCGAAATTATGACTTTGCAAGAACCGGCAACAGAAGAAATGCTGGTGCATCTGCTTTCTTCCGCTGATGCAGTAGTTGATGCCAGCGATAATTTTGCTACTCGTCATGCCATCAACCAGGCTTGTATTATTCAGAAAAAACCTCTGATCTCAGGGGCCGTTGTGCGCTTTGATGGACAGGTTTCTGTATTTGATCTGCGTTCTGCCGACAATCCCTGTTACCATTGTCTTTTTCCTCTTTCTGGCGAAGATAATGATCCCAATTGTGCGGTGATGGGAGTATTTGCACCTTTAGCCGGGATCATCGGCTGTACTCAAGCAGCGGAAACGATCAAAGTTTTGCTGGGCATTGGCGAAACACTCAACGGACGTTTACTTTTACTCGATGGGCTGACAATGAAATGGCGAACCATCAATTTAAAAAAAGATCCTGCCTGCGAAGCTTGTAGTTCCAGCTCAGCAAGGGCGAGCAACGACGGTGGATAAACTCTAGCTTACTGTGTATGCTACTATCTTACTCATCCATTAAGTTCGTTCATTAAGTTTCAAACTGCAGCGCTGCCAATCGTGCATAAAGCTCACTGGTCGCCATCAATTCTGCGTGCGTACCGAGTGCTTCTACACGCCCATGATTAAGTACTGCGATCCTATCCGCTGATTTGACTGTACTCAAGCGATGCGCAATCGCTATCGTAGTACGATGTGCCATCAACTGAGATAGCGCTTGCTTTACCCAATATTCGCTTTCTGCATCCAATGCACTGGTCGCTTCGTCCAACAATAAAATCGCTGCATTAGCTAAAATGGCGCGAGCAATCGCAATCCGCTGTTTCTGCCCACCTGACAATCCTAAACCTGCGTCACCCAGATGCGTTTGATAACCTCGCGGCAGATTAACGATAAACTCATGTGCGTAGGCTGCTTTGGCAGCTATTTCTACCTCTGCATCCGTTGCATCCTGGCG
Proteins encoded in this region:
- a CDS encoding NAD(P)H-dependent glycerol-3-phosphate dehydrogenase, with product MKIAILGAGAWGTALAINLSTNHQVTLWTRDQNQLAELVALRVNQRYLPDLFLPDSLKLTSELNLAIKNAEFVLIAVPVSGLRELLQKISAIDKTLPIILGCKGFETQSSLLPHQIVHEVYSKTAPCGILSGPSFAQEVAQGLPTALTLASDDNKFFRDIIRAIHTACLRIYSSNDVIGVETGGAIKNVIAIATGISDGLKLGNNARAALITRGLAEITRLGVALGGCRETFMGLAGIGDLILTCTGDMSRNRQVGMMLAAGQLLPDILQKIGHVAEGVHTAREAERMSRHFKIEMPVTQGVCSIIYEEVPAEIVVKKILEREPKTEFDR
- a CDS encoding SH3 domain-containing protein; this translates as MAAEAEFFSVSENAVIMYDAPSLNAEKLYVVSIHLPLKVIAKVEGWVKVSDSSDAVAWIERKFLSDKRFIIVTAPLASVYQSPDVHSPLLFQAQKNVVIEWLNSDVAGWVKVRHRNGQSGYIRTNQVWGS
- the secB gene encoding protein-export chaperone SecB, with translation MSEQQPVFTIEKIYVKDLSLEIPNAPHIFLDREVPEINMQLSTQGGGIEGDIYEVMLTITVTSRIKEKTVFLIEAHQAGIFRISNVPGNDIDPVLGIVCPNILFPYLRETVSDTVVRAGFPPVILNPVNFEAIYHQKKQPTESKTEKAQQTSETESVH
- the grxC gene encoding glutaredoxin 3; this translates as MAKVIMYVSGFCPYCTMAEKLLRSRGVEEIDKIRVDLHPDQRTEMIKKTGRRTVPQIYIGETHIGGYDDLARLDQQGEVIKLLST
- a CDS encoding rhodanese-like domain-containing protein, which codes for MEEAFTYMESTFLQENVFFIIAAVMSGGMLLWPMLSRNSAKEIDVQKAIRFINYENAVILDVRNDREYAEGHPPNAKHISVENIKERWHELEKFQDKPIVVIFQPGLRAGHAGAVLRKNGFKKVYNLNGGIDTWRRENLPIVKDR
- the gpmA gene encoding 2,3-diphosphoglycerate-dependent phosphoglycerate mutase, with translation MKKLVLLRHGESTWNKENRFTGWTDVDLTPKGQEEAKSAGQLLRDSGFTFDVAYTSVLKRAIRTLWITLDQMDQMWVPINLSWRLNERHYGALQGLNKAETAAHYGEKQVLLWRRGYDIQPPALTMDDKRYPGFDVRYSNMSKQDIPLTESLQDTTTRFLPYWIQTIAPQVSAGQQAIIVAHGNSLRALIKYLDNISDQDILNYNIPTGIPLVYELDDNLKPLRNYYLGNLAEIEKAMSDVANQAKANA
- a CDS encoding murein hydrolase activator EnvC family protein; translation: MYSRGNDTLRKIITFFLAFFLLALICAGQLYANPPASKDLKQLKNRIKALQKELASKETSKTEAADSLRESERAISKINRILITLAQQLIDANISLDQLSEQSKQIQSKIKMQQEQLGKMLYYQYINGQQDYMQLLLKQQDPNQIARNLHYYGHLKRARSENINTLRAQLEQLDLLTRESHTKREEIVKIQSEQTKKKQQLEQEKLKREEILANLSEEIIQQQREITKLKSDEQRLSKLVEEINRLLSQKKPTPKKPVPQKSPPPATDKFTQPSHHNNLLPDSSASGRSFELLKGQLRLPVRGELVNRFDSPRQEGGIKWKGLFIRSQNGNEVKAIASGQVVFADWLRGFGNLMILDHGNNYMSLYGYNEAIYKRVGDRVRSGDTIATVGNSGGHRESGLYFELRHQGKPFDPLIWMIIE
- a CDS encoding S41 family peptidase, translated to MHNFIKKLSLILSGVAAGVMISLNFSAVADKALKAELPPLPIEELRAFTQVFGRIKSDYVEPVDDKKLITEAINGMLVGLDPHSAYLDSEEYKELQIGTQGEFGGLGIQVTMEDGLVKVISPIEDTPAFRAGIKTGDLIIKLDDTAVKGMTLNEAIKLMRGKPNTSITLTIAREGEGEPLEFTLMRAIIKIESVKAKLVEPGYGYLRVTQFQEQTGENLAQAIEKLFKESKTPMKGLVLDLRNDPGGLLNSAVAVSAAFLPANALIVYTEGRTSDAKMRLMANPEYYLRGPGKDFIAGLPSEIKTVPMVTLVNGGSASASEIVAGALQDHKRSIVMGTQTFGKGSVQTILPLGNNTAIKLTTARYYTPNGQSIQAKGITPDIIDETDDASRQLRESDLSRHLRSNKVDEVLKIDATDSQKANESDDKPKSKKSSSKRKTPLEFGSNDDLLLTKAIKHLKGMDADAKRKSTKTAKKSS
- a CDS encoding HesA/MoeB/ThiF family protein, whose product is MNDSQLLRYSRHILLPQIDVRGQEKLTQSCILIVGAGGLGSPAALYLAASGIGKIIICDKDNVDLTNLQRQIIHNTDAIGEPKTASARRTLNHINPEVEIMTLQEPATEEMLVHLLSSADAVVDASDNFATRHAINQACIIQKKPLISGAVVRFDGQVSVFDLRSADNPCYHCLFPLSGEDNDPNCAVMGVFAPLAGIIGCTQAAETIKVLLGIGETLNGRLLLLDGLTMKWRTINLKKDPACEACSSSSARASNDGG